A single window of Colletes latitarsis isolate SP2378_abdomen chromosome 11, iyColLati1, whole genome shotgun sequence DNA harbors:
- the Grx5 gene encoding glutaredoxin 5, which translates to MISFRFYNGIRNLSTKFDNIANLVKKNKVVVFMKGEPDAPKCGFSNGVVQILKMHDVKYDAHDVLQDEVLRQSIKEYSNWPTIPQVYINGEFVGGCDILFEMHKNGELVEELKKAGITSALLEKDESKEKSTD; encoded by the exons ATGATTTCGTTTAGATTTTACAATGGAATCAGAAATCTCTCCACGAAATTTGATAACATTGCTAACCTCGTTAAG AAGAACAAAGTAGTTGTATTTATGAAAGGTGAACCTGATGCGCCTAAGTGTGGTTTCAGTAATGGAGTTGTGCAGATATTAAAGATGCATGATGTTAAATATGATGCCCATGACGTCTTACAGGATGAAGTACTCAGGCAAA GTATCAAGGAATATTCTAACTGGCCCACGATACCTCAGGTATATATAAACGGTGAATTTGTGGGCGGATGTGACATACTGTTCGAAATGCACAAAAACGGAGAGCTCGTGGAGGAATTAAAGAAAGCCGGGATTACGAGTGCCCTTTTAGAAAAAGACGAATCCAAAGAGAAATCGACCGATTAA